A stretch of the Engraulis encrasicolus isolate BLACKSEA-1 chromosome 19, IST_EnEncr_1.0, whole genome shotgun sequence genome encodes the following:
- the LOC134435368 gene encoding putative nuclease HARBI1 isoform X2: protein MPILAGSICSSGRKKRGVPHRPSSNEAVHVTTRFVKWDEANVWLFRVNIEGIPDVLGVVDCTQIPIKAPPGPHEADYINTRAFYSINIQMICDSTNVITNIEAKWPGAVLDDHVFKESSLCAKFEEGVFDDALLLGDMGYTCRTFFMTPYTDPSPGPQTRFNAALEKTRSKTIETTISQMRGRFQCLNGLRVAPDRACDITVACAVLHNIATIRKESSPPAWQQPHFEVETLYIDEPEGHAVRDRIATQYFG from the exons ATGCCAATATTGGCTGGATCGATTTGTAGCTCTGGAAGGAAAAAACGGGGCGTACCACACCGCCCCTCCTCCAACGAGGCAGTACACGTGACTACACGTTTTGTCAAATGGGATGAAGCAAACGTTTGGCTTTTCCGGGTAAACATAGAAG GCATCCCAGATGTCCTAGGCGTGGTGGACTGCACTCAGATCCCTATCAAAGCACCCCCTGGTCCCCATGAGGCTGACTACATAAATACAAGGGCTTTCTACAGCATCAATATCCAG atgATCTGTGATTCTACTAATGTCATCACTAACATTGAAGCCAAATGGCCAGGTGCTGTTCTGGATGACCACGTCTTCAAAGAGTCCAGCCTGTGTGCCAAGTTTGAGGAAG GTGTGTTTGATGACGCCCTCCTGTTAGGAGACATGGGCTACACGTGCAGAACCTTCTTTATGACCCCCTACACTGACCCCAGCCCCGGACCACAGACGCGCTTCAACGCAGCCCTGGAAAAGACCAGATCCAAGACCATCGAAACCACCATCAGCCAGATGAGGGGGAGGTTCCAGTGCCTTAACGGCCTGAGGGTGGCACCAGACAGGGCTTGTGACATCACGGTGGCATGTGCTGTGCTCCACAATATCGCCACGATAAGGAAGGAGAGCAGCCCTCCTGCCTGGCAGCAGCCTCATTTTGAAGTGGAGACTCTGTACATTGATGAGCCTGAGGGGCACGCCGTGAGGGACAGGATTGCCACTCAGTATTTTGgttga
- the LOC134435368 gene encoding putative nuclease HARBI1 isoform X1, translated as MSSPFVDDEVIDEGATAVGKAFRRERVFGDRHDPLAQSDEYLYDQYRFSRAGIIYLQQLLGRHIENPTERSAALTVVQTLCIGLRFFANGTYLYAVGDAENISKATVCRSIRRVYLAVKRYLGVFVRFPGHAQVDVIKEGFKAIAGIPDVLGVVDCTQIPIKAPPGPHEADYINTRAFYSINIQMICDSTNVITNIEAKWPGAVLDDHVFKESSLCAKFEEGVFDDALLLGDMGYTCRTFFMTPYTDPSPGPQTRFNAALEKTRSKTIETTISQMRGRFQCLNGLRVAPDRACDITVACAVLHNIATIRKESSPPAWQQPHFEVETLYIDEPEGHAVRDRIATQYFG; from the exons atgtcctCGCCATTCGTAGACGACGAGGTTATTGATGAAGGGGCCACTGCTGTTGGCAAAGCGTTTAGAAGAGAGCGCGTTTTCGGAGACAGACACGATCCTTTAGCACAGTCTGATGAATATTTGTATGATCAATATCGATTCAGTCGTGCGGGAATAATTTACTTGCAACAGTTACTAGGGCGTCACATTGAAAACCCGACAGAGCGAAGCGCAGCATTAACCGTGGTACAGACTCTTTGTATAGGACTGCGCTTCTTTGCCAACGGCACATATTTATATGCAGTTGGTGATGCTGAAAATATAAGTAAAGCCACCGTGTGCCGCTCCATTAGAAGAGTTTATCTGGCTGTGAAAAGGTATCTCGGCGTGTTTGTCCGATTCCCCGGCCATGCGCAAGTCGATGTAATCAAGGAGGGTTTCAAGGCGATCGCAG GCATCCCAGATGTCCTAGGCGTGGTGGACTGCACTCAGATCCCTATCAAAGCACCCCCTGGTCCCCATGAGGCTGACTACATAAATACAAGGGCTTTCTACAGCATCAATATCCAG atgATCTGTGATTCTACTAATGTCATCACTAACATTGAAGCCAAATGGCCAGGTGCTGTTCTGGATGACCACGTCTTCAAAGAGTCCAGCCTGTGTGCCAAGTTTGAGGAAG GTGTGTTTGATGACGCCCTCCTGTTAGGAGACATGGGCTACACGTGCAGAACCTTCTTTATGACCCCCTACACTGACCCCAGCCCCGGACCACAGACGCGCTTCAACGCAGCCCTGGAAAAGACCAGATCCAAGACCATCGAAACCACCATCAGCCAGATGAGGGGGAGGTTCCAGTGCCTTAACGGCCTGAGGGTGGCACCAGACAGGGCTTGTGACATCACGGTGGCATGTGCTGTGCTCCACAATATCGCCACGATAAGGAAGGAGAGCAGCCCTCCTGCCTGGCAGCAGCCTCATTTTGAAGTGGAGACTCTGTACATTGATGAGCCTGAGGGGCACGCCGTGAGGGACAGGATTGCCACTCAGTATTTTGgttga
- the LOC134435371 gene encoding uncharacterized protein LOC134435371 — protein MEIMEKSERAHFFTAKEQQLLIEGYEIERPILTDKSNTIKASKMREEAWQRIAVKLNLNSGSGYKRTWQQVKIKYKNLLQTANRKKVDLHNKNDMELTLPASELAEQLQLPVGVIVKLDEPDEELVEQQTSCNSRPMLEGIPGGTSSDPEPQEPQDIECASSYISVTGHTLTLLPPPQGDTERLIYEETLSTDTHPDEDIAQEKIHPTGKKTTEGPVTEDIKTLYRRYLVTEIENREQEMAYRALKMRKVEKEIQLLDKQLVSIH, from the exons ATGGAAATCATGGAGAAAAGTGAGAGGGCTCATTTTTTCACTGCCAAGGAGCAACAGCTTCTCATAGAGGGCTATGAAATAGAGCGGCCTATTCTGACTGACAAGTCCAACACCATCAAGGCATCAAAGATGAGGGAGGAGGCCTGGCAGAGAATAGCAGTGAAATTAAACCT GAACTCAGGCAGTGGCTACAAACGCACATGGCAACAGGTGAAAATCAAATATAAAAACCTGTTGCAAACAG CCAACAGGAAGAAGGTTGATCTTCATAATAAAAATGACATGGAGCTGACACTGCCAGCGAGTGAGTTAGCAGAGCAGCTACAGCTACCAGTGGGCGTCATTGTCAAGCTGGATGAGCCGGATGAGGAGTTAGTAGAGCAGCAGACCTCCTGCAACAGCAGGCCCATGCTGGAGGGCATCCCGGGGGGCACCAGCTCAGACCCAGAGCCCCAGGAGCCCCAAGACATAGAGTGCGCCAGCTCCTACATAAGTG TGACGGGTCACACCCTCACGCTACTGCCTCCACCACAGGGCGACACTGAACGCTTGATATATGAGGAGACCCtctccacagacacacatcctGATGAG GACATTGCACAGGAGAAAATCCACCCTACTGGGAAGAAAACTACAGAG GGCCCTGTAACAGAAGACATAAAGACCCTGTACCGACGCTACCTCGTCACAGAGATCGAGAACAGAGAACAAGAGATGGCTTACCGCGCGCTCAAAATGAGGAAAGTGGAAAAGGAAATACAGCTACTTGATAAGCAGCTGGTAAGTATACACTGA